A genome region from Phoenix dactylifera cultivar Barhee BC4 chromosome 18, palm_55x_up_171113_PBpolish2nd_filt_p, whole genome shotgun sequence includes the following:
- the LOC103721581 gene encoding uncharacterized protein LOC103721581: MSSEPSAREAQKPPHHPLHQIAESATHKLLLKQWLKEEEHISRRVSLKEVRIDAVRKEIATLYCAFFLFHSIILLLLYSTAVALRPSGHACRRSWIPCLCSLLCSMAIVWAIRYKTDTESLLQRLLEREKEDGMLLMKCVAELKNKGMEFDLLKEVDALRRAKSLKVVEAKCGTVRKWSAKDFTTMVFIALSCAVLGLTRLVLCN, encoded by the coding sequence atgagCAGCGAGCCGTCGGCAAGAGAAGCCCAGAAGCCTCCCCACCACCCCCTCCACCAGATTGCGGAGAGCGCAACTCACAAGCTTCTTTTGAAGCAATGGCTTAAGGAAGAGGAGCACATCTCCCGGCGCGTCTCCCTCAAGGAGGTCAGGATTGATGCCGTCCGCAAGGAGATCGCCACCCTCTACTGTGCCTTCTTCTTATTCCACTccatcatcctcctcctcctctacaGCACCGCTGTCGCCCTACGCCCCTCGGGCCATGCCTGCCGCCGCTCCTGGATCCCCTGCCTCTGCTCCCTCCTCTGCTCCATGGCCATCGTGTGGGCCATCCGCTACAAGACTGACACCGAGAGCCTCCTCCAGAGGCTgctggagagggagaaggaggacGGGATGCTCCTCATGAAGTGCGTCGCCGAGTTGAAGAATAAAGGGATGGAGTTCGACCTGTTAAAGGAGGTCGATGCGCTGAGGAGGGCCAAAAGCTTGAAGGTTGTCGAGGCCAAGTGCGGCACCGTGAGAAAGTGGTCGGCAAAGGACTTCACTACCATGGTCTTTATCGCACTCTCCTGTGCGGTTTTAGGTCTCACAAGGTTGGTGCTCTGTAATTAA
- the LOC103721572 gene encoding histone H1-like — MSTAEVTEVPAVAAEPPPAEVPEIPPESKPAEEEKPVREKKPRAQKAPKEKKPKAPKPSAPSHPPYFQMIKEAILALNEKTGSSSYAIAKHMEEKHKGVLPANYKKVLAIQLRNFTAKGKLVKVKASFKLSESGKEEEGKKKKKKPAKKAASAPAKRKAPVAASKKPSKPSKAKKKPGIKKAKKATPAKPKQPKSIKSPAAKKAKKATA; from the exons ATGTCGACCGCCGAAGTAACCGAGGTCCCGGCTGTGGCCGCCGAGCCGCCGCCGGCGGAGGTGCCGGAGATCCCGCCGGAGTCCAAGCCCGCTGAGGAGGAAAAGCcggtgagggagaagaaacccaGAGCCCAGAAAGCCCCCAAGGAGAAGAAGCCCAAGGCTCCGAAGCCCTCCGCCCCTTCCCACCCTCCCTATTTCCAG ATGATCAAAGAGGCAATCTTGGCGCTCAACGAGAAGACTGGCTCCAGCTCCTACGCCATTGCTAAGCACATGGAGGAGAAGCACAAAGGGGTCCTGCCGGCGAACTACAAGAAGGTCTTGGCCATCCAGTTGAGGAATTTCACCGCCAAGGGCAAGCTTGTGAAGGTGAAGGCTTCCTTCAAGCTATCGGAGTctggaaaggaggaggaggggaagaagaagaagaagaagccggcGAAGAAGGCCGCCTCTGCCCCTGCTAAGAGGAAGGCCCCTGTTGCTGCTTCGAAGAAGCCTTCAAAGCCTTCCAAGGCTAAGAAGAAGCCGGGGATTAAGAAAGCCAAGAAGGCGACCCCTGCGAAGCCGAAGCAGCCCAAGTCCATCAAGTCCCCGGCGGCCAAGAAGGCTAAGAAGGCTACTGCTTGA
- the LOC103721573 gene encoding histone H3.3 yields MARTKQTARKSTGGKAPRKQLATKAARKSAPTTGGVKKPHRYRPGTVALREIRKYQKSTELLIRKLPFQRLVREIAQDFKTDLRFQSHAVLALQEAAEAYLVGLFEDTNLCAIHAKRVTIMPKDIQLARRIRGERA; encoded by the exons ATGGCTCGTACGAAGCAGACCGCTCGGAAGTCCACCGGTGGCAAGGCCCCCCGGAAGCAGCTCGCCACCAAG GCGGCGAGGAAATCGGCGCCGACCACCGGCGGAGTGAAGAAGCCCCACCGCTACCGTCCAGGAACCGTAGCCCTTCG GGAGATTCGCAAGTATCAGAAGAGCACGGAGCTGCTGATCCGGAAGCTGCCCTTCCAGAGGCTGGTGCGCGAGATTGCGCAGGATTTCAAGACGGATCTCAGGTTCCAGAGTCACGCCGTCCTGGCCCTCCAGGAGGCGGCAGAAGCCTACCTCGTCGGTCTTTTCGAGGACACCAACCTTTGCGCCATCCACGCCAAGCGCGTCACAATCATGCCGAAGGACATACAGCTCGCTCGCCGCATCCGTGGAGAGCGTGCTTAG